Proteins encoded together in one Chitinophaga sp. LS1 window:
- a CDS encoding zinc-dependent metalloprotease: MFYAAPLSLSAQSADSIPSMESFIKPTAVRHQGMCNIYIQEGRYLMEVPDSINGRDILSAITIVKGAAQVERKPEKRFGYAGDAVFERVIRFVKAGDKLNIVQPIFQNAQDSTTIYYKVANNTLMPVLLSFPVKAKSDHAVLIDFTETLTGDGDLFALKGAKKELSLGNLEADKSSILSIRCFPANMNFRSLRTYGPGGESKNSSAWEVGASWVLLPLHPMPQRFEDSRVGYFTKTIRDYDNYAINPRMVQLTIRWDLHPKAADVPRYLAGELVEPEHPIVFYIDKHTPAYLVPYFIKGVNAWQQAFEKAGFRHAIYALPEPSEEDSTYAMEDVRFSYISYKGSPIENAYGPNVSDPRSGQIISSRVAVFHSVLDLIQRWYFSMCAATDTAARRYPLSHDVMGRLIQNVITHEVGHTLGLKHNFGGSAFYEVDSIRKPAYVAKNGFGASIMDYMRFNYTAQPEDHMPDTLLVPGIGVYDLFAIEWGYRYLPQFTTPKATSDSLERWVTEKRKDIRLRFGRENDQMDPRYQSEDVGSDPVKAGKLGIKNLQLTMQHFNEWMKTSENDPAHYRQQYRSLLGRYHNYLLHALVEVEGRYNNREAKPEENLPSYEPVPRARQEAAVAFLEEYLLEYPKWLFDTAIMKKAAFEFDRDGMEPFNITLSRLIMSYSHISDNLAVNPKGYTTKELYERLYTVIFSKPATSEFNRELQRTLLIKSLSIVASSSGFSDDVSVQLLAIIDKIGTKSRKELQVSTDVLLKAHWESLADMITIWENGNASSLAAGK, from the coding sequence ATGTTCTATGCAGCCCCCCTGTCATTGTCAGCACAGTCTGCTGATAGTATTCCATCTATGGAAAGCTTTATTAAACCGACGGCTGTGCGTCACCAGGGAATGTGTAATATTTATATACAGGAAGGGCGCTACCTCATGGAAGTGCCGGATAGTATTAATGGACGTGATATCCTCTCTGCTATTACGATTGTAAAAGGTGCTGCACAGGTAGAGCGTAAGCCCGAAAAGCGATTCGGTTATGCAGGAGATGCCGTGTTTGAAAGAGTGATCCGCTTTGTGAAAGCAGGGGACAAACTCAATATCGTACAACCTATATTTCAGAATGCACAGGATTCAACCACCATCTATTACAAGGTAGCTAACAATACTTTGATGCCTGTATTATTGTCTTTTCCTGTAAAGGCAAAGAGTGATCATGCTGTACTGATTGATTTTACAGAGACACTTACCGGGGATGGAGATCTCTTTGCATTGAAAGGAGCAAAGAAAGAGTTGAGCTTAGGTAATCTTGAAGCAGACAAGTCTTCCATCTTAAGTATTCGTTGCTTTCCTGCTAACATGAATTTCCGGTCTTTGCGTACTTATGGTCCTGGAGGGGAAAGTAAAAATTCTTCTGCATGGGAGGTCGGTGCTTCCTGGGTATTATTGCCGCTGCACCCTATGCCGCAGCGCTTTGAGGATAGCAGGGTAGGTTATTTTACAAAGACAATCAGAGACTACGATAACTATGCAATTAATCCCAGGATGGTACAGTTGACTATCCGCTGGGACTTGCACCCTAAGGCGGCAGACGTGCCCCGTTACCTGGCAGGAGAGTTGGTAGAACCAGAACATCCGATTGTGTTTTATATCGATAAGCATACGCCTGCTTACCTGGTTCCTTATTTTATAAAAGGGGTGAATGCCTGGCAACAGGCATTTGAAAAAGCTGGTTTCAGACATGCCATTTATGCATTGCCGGAACCATCTGAAGAAGATAGTACCTATGCCATGGAAGATGTCAGGTTCTCTTATATCTCTTACAAAGGTTCTCCTATTGAGAATGCCTATGGTCCCAATGTAAGCGATCCCCGGTCCGGTCAGATTATCAGTAGCAGAGTCGCGGTATTTCACAGTGTGTTAGACCTGATACAGCGCTGGTATTTTTCTATGTGTGCAGCGACCGATACAGCAGCTCGTCGTTATCCGCTGAGCCATGATGTGATGGGCCGGCTGATACAGAATGTCATCACTCATGAGGTAGGGCATACGTTGGGGTTAAAACACAACTTTGGTGGCAGCGCATTTTATGAAGTAGATAGTATTCGTAAGCCAGCTTATGTGGCAAAGAATGGTTTTGGGGCATCCATAATGGATTATATGCGATTCAATTATACTGCACAGCCGGAAGATCATATGCCAGACACCCTGTTGGTACCAGGTATTGGTGTGTATGATTTGTTTGCAATTGAATGGGGGTATCGTTACCTGCCCCAATTTACAACACCAAAAGCGACTTCCGACTCATTGGAACGCTGGGTGACGGAAAAGCGAAAAGATATTCGCCTTCGCTTTGGTAGAGAGAATGACCAGATGGATCCACGTTATCAATCGGAAGATGTAGGGAGTGACCCTGTAAAAGCCGGCAAACTGGGTATTAAAAACCTCCAGCTTACCATGCAGCATTTTAATGAATGGATGAAGACGTCTGAGAATGATCCTGCTCATTACAGACAGCAATACAGGAGCCTGTTAGGCCGATATCATAATTACCTGTTGCATGCGCTGGTTGAGGTAGAGGGACGGTATAATAACAGGGAAGCAAAGCCTGAGGAAAACCTCCCCTCTTACGAGCCGGTACCCAGGGCAAGACAGGAAGCTGCTGTTGCTTTCCTGGAAGAATACTTGTTGGAGTATCCCAAATGGTTGTTTGATACAGCTATTATGAAGAAAGCGGCATTCGAATTTGACAGGGATGGTATGGAGCCTTTCAATATTACTTTGTCCCGTTTGATCATGTCATACAGCCATATAAGTGATAACCTGGCGGTCAATCCAAAGGGCTATACTACAAAGGAACTGTACGAAAGATTATATACAGTGATATTCAGTAAACCGGCTACCAGTGAATTCAATAGGGAGCTGCAGCGTACATTACTCATAAAATCATTGTCAATAGTAGCATCATCTTCAGGTTTTTCAGATGATGTAAGTGTACAGCTGCTGGCTATAATTGATAAGATAGGTACAAAAAGCAGAAAAGAATTACAGGTAAGTACTGATGTGCTCCTGAAAGCACATTGGGAGTCACTGGCAGATATGATTACCATTTGGGAAAACGGAAATGCTTCCTCACTGGCAGCAGGTAAATAA
- a CDS encoding zinc-dependent metalloprotease, with amino-acid sequence MRRPLITVCLLLNVALTTAQNKSPQSYKEFYKDGMKKIEGDYSIYRKDKHYYLEIPDNALGKDVLVMGYVRKGNSSAIAKSAGIIRFSKGISNSLNVTRISFNEGASGDINGDMEPVIKRSGLLPVSYGYSIVATGKKGGYIIEISRQILEGGDWFAFPDLTFLSHPDPERSVVEDIKTTEKAVRFAVERSQTDFNKDFVSGRDMDNANTYEIELVFQQLPDEKMPRKLAEKASPFETFSFMDYGRTAYTARKTSFIHKWNINNKISVALDPNIPAFFRKYIEQGVLAWNVAFHGDVLKIVQDQQLSPGYILVNWGNTYNSPIVATVEHPETGEILAARINVTEAVTDQLMLRYLLQCGANDNRIIKDIRNPEIQGEILRWLITQTVGEALGLRANLSGSAAYTTAQLRNPAWMKTHAFSASIMDDIEFNYVAQPEDHVPVSTLMPGIGEADIAAIEWGYGQGPAPTYLPEDSLNPLTQHYDLASDKIMASTLAIKNLQRVFLQLDTISKQLDGTEDLFKSNGSLYGAALISYEKYCMDVSALIGGVCRKPLSLGEEKIKADAAVQKQALAFLQQYVFSGPAAWMKINGTPGGRVISVEESFTHMQIAILKSFIDIRKLDQVADANEIFNFIDKEVFFSFSKEKVLTTEERTMQAKFVYELAQATYKANISTGLNDANVLLHYYMITTMKKLEDMANTHPDMLTRENFRLMKMKAEHEFFHKIKA; translated from the coding sequence ATGAGAAGACCACTGATAACAGTTTGTCTGCTATTGAATGTAGCACTGACTACTGCACAAAATAAATCACCGCAATCCTATAAAGAGTTTTATAAGGATGGCATGAAGAAAATAGAAGGAGATTATTCTATTTACAGGAAAGATAAACACTATTACCTGGAAATACCAGACAATGCACTGGGAAAAGATGTATTGGTAATGGGATATGTAAGGAAAGGAAATTCATCTGCAATAGCAAAATCAGCAGGTATTATCCGGTTCAGTAAAGGTATCAGCAACTCGTTGAATGTAACCCGTATTAGTTTTAATGAAGGTGCCAGCGGTGATATCAATGGGGATATGGAACCAGTAATAAAACGGTCGGGTTTATTGCCTGTCAGTTACGGTTATTCAATAGTAGCGACAGGAAAGAAAGGTGGTTATATTATCGAGATTTCCCGTCAGATTCTTGAAGGAGGAGATTGGTTTGCATTTCCTGATTTGACTTTCCTGAGTCATCCTGATCCGGAGCGCTCGGTGGTGGAAGATATTAAAACTACAGAAAAGGCAGTACGGTTTGCAGTAGAACGGTCTCAGACAGATTTTAACAAAGACTTTGTATCAGGCAGGGATATGGACAATGCCAATACTTACGAAATAGAACTTGTATTCCAGCAATTGCCTGACGAAAAGATGCCACGAAAACTGGCAGAGAAAGCATCTCCATTTGAAACATTTAGTTTCATGGACTATGGCAGAACAGCTTATACCGCCCGCAAAACATCTTTTATTCATAAATGGAATATCAATAATAAAATTAGTGTAGCACTAGATCCGAATATTCCTGCTTTTTTCAGAAAGTATATTGAGCAGGGTGTACTGGCATGGAATGTAGCTTTTCATGGAGATGTATTAAAGATTGTACAGGATCAGCAGTTAAGCCCTGGGTATATACTGGTGAACTGGGGTAATACTTATAATTCACCCATCGTTGCGACCGTTGAGCATCCTGAAACAGGTGAAATACTCGCAGCCCGTATTAATGTGACCGAAGCGGTAACGGATCAACTGATGTTACGATACTTGCTGCAATGTGGCGCCAATGATAACAGAATTATAAAAGATATCAGGAACCCGGAGATCCAGGGTGAGATTTTAAGGTGGCTCATAACCCAAACCGTAGGTGAAGCATTGGGCTTACGTGCGAACCTGAGCGGCAGTGCTGCTTATACCACTGCACAACTACGGAATCCCGCATGGATGAAGACGCATGCTTTCTCGGCTTCTATCATGGATGACATAGAATTTAACTATGTAGCTCAACCCGAAGATCACGTACCTGTGAGTACACTGATGCCGGGCATTGGTGAAGCAGACATTGCTGCGATCGAATGGGGATACGGACAAGGGCCGGCACCTACGTACTTGCCGGAAGATTCTTTGAACCCGCTTACACAGCATTATGACCTTGCTTCTGATAAGATCATGGCGTCAACACTTGCCATTAAAAATTTGCAGCGCGTGTTCCTGCAACTGGATACTATCAGCAAACAACTGGATGGTACGGAAGACCTTTTTAAAAGCAATGGATCCCTGTATGGTGCGGCATTGATCAGCTATGAGAAATACTGTATGGATGTGTCAGCGCTGATTGGTGGGGTATGCCGCAAGCCACTTTCGCTGGGAGAAGAAAAGATAAAGGCAGATGCTGCGGTACAAAAACAGGCATTGGCTTTCTTACAACAATATGTGTTCAGCGGCCCTGCTGCGTGGATGAAAATAAATGGTACACCTGGTGGTCGTGTGATCAGCGTAGAGGAGTCATTTACCCACATGCAGATTGCTATTCTGAAATCATTTATTGACATAAGAAAACTTGACCAGGTGGCAGATGCAAATGAGATTTTCAATTTCATTGATAAAGAAGTGTTCTTTTCCTTCAGTAAAGAAAAAGTGCTGACTACAGAAGAACGTACGATGCAGGCAAAATTTGTATACGAGCTTGCCCAGGCTACTTACAAAGCTAATATCAGTACTGGTTTAAATGATGCCAATGTACTGCTGCATTATTATATGATCACGACGATGAAGAAACTGGAAGATATGGCAAATACGCATCCGGATATGCTCACCAGGGAAAACTTCCGCCTGATGAAAATGAAAGCAGAACATGAATTTTTTCATAAAATAAAAGCCTGA
- a CDS encoding thioredoxin family protein, with the protein MKNIIYSLLLACAFSPLMAQHREIAFEHAPLPDLLARSAKEHKLVFVDCYTTWCGPCKEMSTYVFTKDTVADFFNTQLISLKLDMEKGEGPEVGKKYRVGAYPSYLLLNEKGELVYKFVGGMPAEEFLRKVSEGMDPDNRVAQIFRRYESGDRSPALMREYIVLTLRNKEIKRGKELNIEYTQSLTAQQKLLPENWFLYGENQFSRELSDMHSPDFTYLVEHWQDFAKVKGIDSINHKISGVFRKLTSYCLQGYYQKDIGYQKEDFVVYRKQIKHTQVPDKKDLMIMMDIAEAACQGDAQLVTNLIADHIAQFSSPNMDIIFAYLSFIPSYKKKEYPRWEEIIHTVAAHSQNHFLVDHVKSYF; encoded by the coding sequence ATGAAGAATATCATATATTCCTTACTGCTGGCATGCGCGTTTAGTCCGCTGATGGCCCAGCACAGGGAGATCGCTTTTGAACATGCACCGTTACCTGATCTGCTGGCCAGATCAGCAAAAGAACATAAACTTGTATTTGTAGATTGTTATACTACCTGGTGTGGTCCTTGCAAAGAGATGTCGACCTATGTATTCACAAAAGATACTGTAGCCGACTTTTTTAACACGCAGCTGATCTCTTTAAAGCTGGATATGGAAAAGGGAGAAGGACCGGAAGTGGGCAAAAAATACCGGGTAGGAGCATATCCGTCATATCTCTTATTAAATGAGAAAGGAGAGCTGGTGTATAAATTCGTTGGAGGCATGCCAGCAGAAGAATTTCTCAGAAAGGTATCCGAAGGGATGGACCCTGATAACAGGGTGGCACAGATCTTCCGCAGGTATGAGTCGGGAGATCGCAGCCCGGCGTTAATGCGGGAATACATCGTATTAACTTTAAGGAACAAGGAAATAAAGCGGGGAAAGGAACTCAATATAGAATACACCCAATCTCTTACCGCGCAGCAGAAGCTCCTGCCTGAAAACTGGTTTCTTTATGGAGAGAACCAGTTTTCCCGCGAGCTCTCTGATATGCATAGCCCGGACTTTACATACCTGGTAGAACACTGGCAGGACTTTGCCAAAGTAAAAGGCATTGATTCTATCAATCACAAGATCTCCGGCGTATTCCGTAAACTTACCAGCTATTGCCTGCAAGGTTATTACCAGAAAGATATCGGGTATCAAAAAGAAGACTTTGTTGTCTATCGTAAGCAAATCAAACACACACAGGTGCCAGATAAAAAAGACCTGATGATCATGATGGACATTGCCGAAGCAGCCTGTCAGGGAGATGCACAGCTTGTTACCAACCTGATTGCAGATCATATAGCCCAATTCAGTAGTCCGAATATGGATATTATATTTGCTTACCTGTCTTTCATTCCATCCTATAAAAAGAAGGAATATCCGCGTTGGGAAGAAATCATTCATACCGTAGCCGCTCATTCTCAAAACCATTTCCTCGTCGATCATGTTAAATCGTATTTTTAA
- a CDS encoding S9 family peptidase, giving the protein MLNRIFKTGLLVLLAGSLYAQDTYYDAPNLAKQMGSLTVIPFFVKGTDKCWFSADKDYYLVDAKRGTRQCISDKKYLGGLLQELLHQPVDTAAIKVEMPGSNDMGIYYKEARYSYSLVNGKLVPAIPHNYPHSGWRNGLSPDKKWQLVAKNHNLFLRKNSDSSMLKLSFDGELYHSFNMNDADTGTLRESNTEAVWIKGTSKFYVVRKDRRKVGTMTVVHSLSTPRPRVETYKYELPGDKDVTQYELYLGDASEGTFLPVNTGDWKDQELEVLYGGAKVYFLRKKRTRDEMDLCAVDWKGTVQVLIHEVSRPFINDDVFSAAILNDGKDILWWSDRSGWGHYYLYDGAGHLQGAVTAGDWTAGKLLRVDTTSKRLYFYGYGREQGINPNYSFVYAVNFDGKGLRLLTPENANHEVFIAPGNQFFVDNYSRIDMDPRTTIRSTSSNWQMEIWKPDLSRLYKYGWKRPEMFTIKAADGVTDIYGLMWKPFDFDSTKKYPIISQVYPGPQTETVWSSFTVLDRYNNTALAQTGSIVVCMGHRGGSPYRNKAYHTYGYGNLRDYALDDDRHGIIQLAARYHFIDTTRVGIFGHSGGGMMAVAAICTYPDFYKVAVASSGNHDNNIYNRTWGETFQGIDSGFAYHVALNQALASKLKGHLLLVTGEVDTNVHPAATYRMVNALIQAGKDFDMLVLPGQSHTYEDTYKAYFQQRLRQYFKFHL; this is encoded by the coding sequence ATGTTAAATCGTATTTTTAAAACGGGCCTGCTGGTCTTACTTGCTGGTAGTCTGTATGCTCAGGATACTTATTATGATGCCCCAAATCTGGCCAAACAGATGGGATCTCTGACCGTTATTCCTTTTTTTGTAAAGGGTACTGATAAATGCTGGTTTAGTGCGGACAAGGACTATTACCTGGTGGATGCGAAGCGCGGCACCCGTCAGTGTATTTCTGATAAAAAATACCTGGGGGGCTTGCTACAGGAGTTATTGCACCAACCTGTGGATACGGCAGCTATCAAAGTTGAGATGCCTGGTAGCAATGATATGGGAATCTATTATAAAGAAGCCCGTTATTCTTATAGCCTGGTGAATGGGAAACTGGTCCCCGCCATCCCCCATAATTATCCTCATTCTGGCTGGCGTAATGGTTTATCACCAGATAAGAAATGGCAGCTGGTGGCGAAGAACCATAACCTGTTTCTCCGGAAAAATTCGGATAGTTCTATGTTAAAGTTGTCTTTTGATGGGGAGTTATATCACTCTTTTAACATGAATGATGCTGACACTGGTACTTTGCGCGAATCAAATACAGAGGCGGTATGGATAAAAGGAACTTCAAAATTTTACGTAGTCAGAAAGGATCGGCGTAAGGTTGGTACAATGACCGTCGTGCATAGTTTGTCTACTCCCCGCCCAAGGGTAGAGACGTATAAATATGAACTGCCGGGCGATAAGGATGTGACGCAGTATGAGTTATACCTGGGCGATGCTTCGGAAGGGACCTTTCTGCCTGTAAATACGGGCGATTGGAAAGACCAGGAGCTGGAAGTGCTGTATGGCGGTGCTAAGGTGTATTTCCTGCGGAAGAAGCGTACAAGGGATGAGATGGACTTATGTGCAGTAGATTGGAAAGGTACAGTGCAGGTACTGATCCATGAGGTGAGTCGTCCTTTTATTAATGATGATGTATTCTCCGCTGCAATTCTCAATGATGGTAAAGATATTCTCTGGTGGTCAGACCGGAGTGGCTGGGGCCATTATTATTTATATGATGGTGCCGGTCATTTGCAGGGTGCAGTTACAGCGGGAGACTGGACAGCGGGTAAGTTACTGAGAGTAGATACGACTTCAAAAAGACTATACTTTTATGGCTATGGCAGGGAGCAGGGTATCAATCCTAACTACTCCTTTGTGTACGCCGTAAATTTCGATGGCAAAGGGTTGCGGCTGCTCACGCCTGAAAATGCCAACCATGAGGTGTTCATAGCGCCTGGCAATCAGTTCTTTGTTGACAACTATTCGCGGATAGACATGGATCCCCGCACTACTATCAGAAGTACCAGTAGCAACTGGCAGATGGAAATCTGGAAACCAGACCTGAGCCGGTTGTACAAATATGGCTGGAAAAGACCGGAGATGTTCACCATCAAAGCTGCCGATGGGGTAACGGATATTTATGGACTGATGTGGAAGCCGTTTGACTTTGACAGTACTAAAAAGTACCCCATCATTTCACAGGTATATCCGGGACCGCAGACAGAAACAGTATGGTCCTCGTTTACAGTGCTGGACAGGTATAATAATACCGCCCTGGCACAGACGGGGAGTATCGTGGTCTGTATGGGGCACAGGGGTGGATCGCCTTACCGCAATAAAGCATATCATACATATGGTTATGGCAACCTCCGTGACTATGCGTTGGACGATGACAGGCATGGGATCATCCAACTGGCTGCCAGATATCATTTTATTGATACCACCCGTGTCGGTATCTTTGGTCATTCCGGCGGGGGAATGATGGCGGTAGCGGCAATATGTACCTACCCTGATTTTTATAAGGTAGCAGTGGCCTCCTCCGGTAATCATGATAATAATATATATAACCGTACCTGGGGTGAAACCTTTCAGGGAATCGATTCCGGTTTTGCGTATCATGTAGCGCTGAACCAGGCACTCGCTTCGAAATTGAAAGGGCATTTATTATTAGTGACCGGAGAGGTAGATACGAATGTGCATCCGGCGGCTACCTATAGAATGGTGAATGCGTTGATACAGGCGGGAAAAGACTTTGACATGCTCGTATTGCCGGGGCAAAGTCATACTTACGAAGACACTTACAAAGCATATTTTCAACAACGGCTAAGACAATACTTTAAGTTCCACTTATGA
- the mrdA gene encoding penicillin-binding protein 2 codes for MSIYNQPRRRVIQFIFIGLVLLIVSRLFVLQIIDKKYSKLADANSVVRKVVYPSRGIIFDRKGRSVLRNDVMYDLMVTPSNVKKIDTAYLCKILGIDMPEFKKRIVAAIVRNGRVRQSVFAPLLLPDVYGQLQESMYQFQPGFELMPRQIRSYPYSGAANILGYIGEISPQMQLNPAYKDYNMGDYLGMTGLEKTYEPILMGQRGIQYLVKDNLNRTQGAYEKGEFDTAAIAGKNLRLSLDIDLQVLGERLMHNKIGSIVAIDPQTGGILAMVSGPSFDPNLLTGSYRARNFNKLFSDTTKPLFNRAIQGTYAPGSSMKPLTALVALDEGIITPDFGYPCHGAYLSCGRRIACEHSEAGHAANLRLAISHSCNSYFVNLYRMEVDAKKWGGVEKGHQKWYEYMTSFGLGHRLGIDIPGEYAGYAIDSAGMNKRYHGQWNSCTELYVGMGQGAVAVTPLQMANAMCIIANKGFYYLPHFVNSIDNDVADVLKKFRDKHTVAHVKDTAYQSVILGMEDVVESGTGRNAQIEGVIVCGKTGTAENNAIVNGQLKKMKSHAFFVAFAPRDHPKIAVAVIVENSGYGGTFAAPIAGLMMEKYLNDTISVKKKPVVQKMLETVTMDPVVLAKSKLDSLNGATAHLTTEQIMKEYFRN; via the coding sequence ATGTCCATTTATAACCAGCCGAGAAGGCGTGTCATCCAGTTTATTTTTATCGGTCTCGTACTGCTGATTGTTTCCCGTTTATTTGTGCTGCAAATAATTGATAAGAAATATTCCAAGCTGGCAGATGCCAACTCCGTAGTGAGAAAAGTCGTCTATCCCAGCCGTGGAATCATCTTTGACAGAAAGGGGAGAAGTGTGTTGCGCAACGATGTGATGTACGACCTGATGGTCACTCCATCGAATGTAAAGAAAATTGACACGGCTTACCTGTGTAAGATCTTAGGGATTGATATGCCAGAGTTTAAGAAACGCATCGTGGCGGCAATTGTCAGGAATGGCCGGGTCAGACAGTCGGTTTTTGCACCGTTGTTATTGCCGGATGTATATGGGCAGTTGCAGGAAAGTATGTACCAGTTTCAACCGGGTTTTGAGCTGATGCCCAGGCAGATCCGTTCTTATCCTTATAGTGGTGCCGCCAATATATTGGGCTACATCGGTGAGATCTCGCCACAAATGCAGTTGAACCCTGCTTATAAAGATTATAACATGGGTGACTATCTGGGGATGACAGGATTGGAGAAAACCTATGAGCCCATTCTGATGGGGCAAAGAGGGATTCAATACCTTGTAAAGGATAACCTGAATCGCACACAGGGGGCGTATGAGAAAGGTGAATTTGACACAGCGGCAATAGCGGGCAAGAACCTCCGTCTATCATTGGATATTGATTTGCAGGTATTGGGTGAGCGGTTGATGCATAATAAGATAGGTAGTATTGTCGCCATCGATCCGCAAACAGGTGGTATATTGGCGATGGTAAGTGGTCCTTCATTTGATCCTAATTTATTGACGGGTTCTTACAGGGCGCGCAATTTTAATAAACTATTTAGCGATACGACCAAGCCATTGTTCAACAGGGCTATTCAGGGTACGTACGCACCGGGTAGCTCCATGAAACCATTGACAGCGTTGGTCGCGCTGGATGAGGGGATCATTACCCCTGATTTTGGTTATCCCTGTCATGGTGCATATTTGTCCTGCGGACGTAGAATTGCCTGTGAGCATAGTGAAGCCGGGCATGCAGCAAATTTACGACTGGCTATTTCTCACTCCTGCAATTCTTACTTTGTGAACCTGTACCGGATGGAAGTGGATGCAAAGAAATGGGGTGGAGTAGAAAAAGGACATCAGAAGTGGTATGAATACATGACGTCATTTGGGTTGGGACATCGGTTAGGTATTGATATACCGGGAGAATATGCGGGTTATGCGATTGATTCGGCGGGTATGAATAAGCGGTATCATGGGCAGTGGAATTCCTGTACAGAGTTGTATGTAGGGATGGGACAGGGCGCAGTGGCGGTCACGCCTTTGCAGATGGCGAATGCGATGTGTATCATTGCAAATAAAGGATTTTACTACCTGCCGCATTTTGTGAATAGTATTGATAATGATGTGGCTGATGTGCTGAAGAAGTTTAGGGATAAACATACGGTAGCGCATGTAAAAGATACGGCTTACCAGTCGGTGATATTGGGAATGGAAGATGTGGTGGAGAGTGGTACGGGTAGAAATGCACAGATAGAAGGGGTGATCGTGTGTGGAAAGACAGGTACGGCAGAGAACAATGCCATCGTAAACGGTCAATTGAAGAAGATGAAGAGCCATGCTTTCTTTGTAGCTTTTGCTCCGAGAGATCATCCGAAGATAGCGGTGGCGGTGATTGTGGAGAATTCTGGTTATGGGGGCACCTTTGCGGCGCCGATTGCAGGATTGATGATGGAGAAGTATCTGAATGATACGATTTCAGTAAAGAAGAAGCCGGTAGTGCAAAAGATGCTGGAGACGGTGACGATGGATCCGGTGGTGCTGGCAAAGTCCAAGCTGGATTCATTGAATGGCGCGACGGCTCATCTCACGACAGAGCAGATTATGAAGGAGTATTTCAGGAATTAA